The genomic interval TAAGTCCATTATTACCTATTTAAATAAAGAAATTGTTACTGAATCGATTTTTCATTATATAACGGAGGGACTAGGATTAAAAGTTGGCTTTTCAGATGTATATTTACAAGTAGAAAAGTTAAATGAGGAAGAAGCAGCTTATTTAAAATTAGAAAAAGATGACCCTAAATTATTAGTAGAAAGCATCTTTCACTTAGCAAATGGACAACCCTTTGACTTTTCAAAAGTTACTTATAACTACCAGCAATCTCAGTTTTTCATTCAGGCAAATAGCCATTTCTTTTAATTTAATCGAATAAAAGAGGAGTCACATTAAAAAGTGCTCCTCTTTTATTTCTAAAATAAAAAAGAGTGTTCTTCCTTAAACTTTAAATCGAGAGACTAATTGCTGAAGTTCCTCTGACATTTTAGATAAGGCAATGCTTGAGCTTGTTATTTCTTGGAAGGAAGCTGTTTGCTCTTCTGTTGCTGCTGCAACACTCTCTGTTCTCTCTAACGTTTCACGAGAAGTATGAGCGATTGATTCAACAGACTCTTGTACCTCTTGAACTTCTGCCGTAATTTCTTGGCTCGTTTCCGCCATATTTTTAATATGATCTGCTATTGCTTCAATGCGATTTAGTATTTCTTTTATATGTTCATTCGTCGTATTCGATAATATCATTCCAGAATTCACATTATCTTTTACTAAAGACATATTTTGCTCGGTAGAATTAGATTGCTCATGAATAGAGCTAATAAGTGTATGAATTTGACTAACAGAAGTACCTGTCATTTCTGATAGTTTTCGAACTTCTTCTGCAACAATCGCAAAACCTTTTCCATGTTCTCCTGCTCTTGCTGCTTCAATTGATGCATTTAATGCTAGCAAATTCGTTTGATTAGATATATCTTGAATGCTTGTTAGTACCTGATTAATTTCATTTGTACTTAAAACAAGAGACTTTAACCCATCCCCTGCTAAATCAACGGATGAATGAATTGTCTGCATTTGCATTTGCATTTCTACCAGCGCTAACTCTCCATCTTTTGCTTTTTCTTTAATAAGCAGAGACTCATTTGCAACTTCGCTAGCAGTATTGGCTACATGCTTAATATTGTCTAATGAATTATTAACCTCTATTAAACTGTTTTGAGTAAGTGTATCTTGCTTATTTCCATTCTCTGCAATGGTTTGTATAGCATCCGCCACCTGCTCTGCAGCTACAGTTGATTGTTCCATACTAGAAGCTAATTCATCTGATGCAAGTGCCACGTTTTTAGAAGTTTGACCTACACTGCCTATCATCATCTGAAGCGATCCAACAAATGTGTTAAACGAATTTGCTAAATGACCGAATTCATTTTTCCCATTTACTTGCACTCTTTGTGTTAAGTCGCCTTCACCAGAAGCGATATTTTGCAATTGACTATTGATTTTATTTAACGGCCCCAAAATAGACTTTAGTAAAATAACTCCTAATACTATACTTAAAATTGTCGCAATAACAATAATTATCATTAATATTATTTGCGTTACTTGATTATTTTTTTGATTTGTTTCTTCAATCAAAATGACATCTTGATTGATGTGTTCTACTAATTCATTTACAGCTGGATCCAGTACTTCCTTTCTCAATGTACGTAAATCTTCAAAATGGAGCTTTTCTGCAGAAGCTTTGTCCTCGCTATAAACCTCGGACACTTGATCACTTGTCGTTAAATACGATTGTAGACTAGCGTTAAAAGTCTGGATACCTTCTTCATATACACGATAATTCGATAAATTTTCCATTTTTTTCAATGTGTCATTTATATCCGATTTTTTATTATCGATTCCATCGATATATTCATTATTTCCTGTAAGAAGAAAGCCACGTTCATCATTGGAAATTCCAGCAATGCGATATTGCAAATGGGTAACAAGACGCTGCATCTCTTTTGCTTCTGTAAGCTCTTTACTGTTTGTTATTAGAGCTTGCAGGCCGTTATTGCTATATAAGCCTATTCCTATCATAGATATAATTAAAATGAAGAAAATTAGTGCTAATTGATATTTTATTTTCATTTTATCCCCCTGTGTTCTTGTTGCCTATTCATAAAGCTATTTTGTTATCATCTATCTCTAAACTATGTACCTTCTCTATATATCGGAGACATTTATTTTTTATATAGTTTGTATGCGATACCAATTTTCTTAAAAATTTATTTTGTACAAAAAGTTATCCAATAGCAATCTGAACATACGAAAATAGACAACTTCTAAACAAAGTTGCCTATTAGAACAATAATTATTTTGGCAATTCTTAAAAGAGATGCCTATACTATTTCAACACTTGAATTTTCCCATTATTCGTTTTCAGTTTTACTAGGTTCTCTCCATTCCCAATCACAGTACTTCCTTTATATTTATCCAAAATGTTAATGCTTCCGTTATCGACTTGGACATCAAAGGTTACATTTGTGGGTTCCTTCTCTGTTTCAATCTCGATACTTCCATTATTCGTTTCTAACTCTATTGGTCGATCTAAAGTAGCTGTTAGTATAGAAATTTTTCCATTACTAGTTTTCCCTTTAATACTACCAGTTACATGCTCTAGCGCTACTCTTCCATTATCTGACTGAACATCTATATTTTCTGACAGGATGTTTTTCATTTCGATTCGGCCATTATCACTTTCTGCTTTCAACTGCTCAACACTAAGATTTGCTACATCGATTTTCCCATTATCATTATTAACTCTCATAGATTTATATTGCTTCTCAGGCAATGAAATCCTTAAAGTAAGGGAGCTAAAATCAAGATGAATAAAACCAAGCTGCTTTTCTTCCAATTTTACAATTAGTGTTTCTCTTTCTACCTTTGCAGTTAAATTTGTCCTTGTATCTTTCGAGCCTTTTCCAACTACCTCTACTTTCGTTTCCGAATCTGTCGTTGGTATTATTTCAACCGCTACATTATTTGACTCTATTTTTACAGAAGTAATATTGCCCTCTTTGAACACTTTTTCTTCTGCAATATCTATTCCATTATCACGAAAGGTAAGCAAACTACCTAAAGTGCCTATTATAATGAAGACAATCCCGGTTATCATAATTTTTTTTAACTTAGTCATTCTTTAAGCCACCCTTCACCAATTTAGCATTAAACTTCAAATAGCGCACAAACCCCTTCATAGAAAATTTAGTTAGATAGTACATGCCAATCGCAATAAAAATTCCTAATCCAACAAGTAGAATCGACATAAATAATCGGAAAAACTCAAATCCACTTGGCTGTAGCACACTATCTACAACGACAAGTAATGGAGAAAGAAGAAAAGAAACTCCAACTATCCAACCTGATACAATAAGCGCTACTATCGCAATGAAAGGACCAAGAACAATCACCATATTAAAAAAACCTAAACCAATCACAGCCCATAACGCTCGAAATATATTACCTGTTGAAACTGTGTTTTCAACCTTTTCAAGATGAAAAGTGGCTAACAACTCCTTAGCTATTTGCTGTGGTGATCCTAAAGAATGAGCAATCTCTTCCTCGGTTTTCCCCTCTTCCATTCCCATAAAAAAATGCTCTTCATAATCCTGCATGATATCCTTTTGCTCCTCAGATGGAAGCTTGTGTAATCCAGCCTGTAGCTGTTTAAAAAATTGGTCTTTAGTCATTTTTCACACCTTCTTTTATTAATTGATTCACACCAGTGGAAAATTCATTCCACTCCGCAATAAGCTCGTAAAGATAGGTTCTTCCTTTGTCCGTTAACTTATAGTATTTACGTGAAGGACCTTCTGTTGACTCTTGTAAGTAGGTTGTAAAGTACTCTTCCTTTGTTAACCTTCTTAGCAGTGGATAAACGGAACCCTCTGATATTTCAATTTGATTTGATATCTTCTGAACCAGCTCATAGCCATAGCGATCTTTTTTATCCAAAAGTACAAGTACACATAACTCTAATACACCTTTTTTAAACTGTACATTCACCTTTTCCACCTACCTATGTTCATTACTAAGTACCTTACATTGAACAGTACCTATGCAAAAATAGTACTTGTTGATAATAATATATCATTCAGTATTATTTATTGCAAGGTACTGTTTAAAAAATATAAATATAGTTAATCTACAAGATGACGGCCTAGATAAATCCCGCCATCATCTTGTATGGTATTTTTTTATCAAACCGTACATCTTAGTCTATTCGCTACAACGTTAAAAATATATGCTTATCCTATCTTACTTATTCAAATACGTTCTTTCATCCCCTTGAATAAAATTACACCCATCAACTAAAGGGGTTTTACGTAATTCGCTTGAAAAAAGATTTAATGTATCCATTACCTGTTCTCTCTCTTCCTTATCCAAAATAAATTGGATTCCATATTGATATAATTCATTATCCTCTTGTTTCCAAACAATTACTCCATTTACCATTATTGTTTGATGCATTATCAATATTTCAAACTGCAAATTAAAGTCAGAACGAACGGGAAGATCTAAAGTAGACAATACTTTAATTCCTCCAAAGCCAATATCCTGAATCAATATTTCGGTACTACCCAATTCCACTTTACGGCCCTTTATAGAAGTAAGTGTCATTTGTGCACTTAGTGGAAACTTTAAATTAATTCGATAGTCTTTTCTCCTGTTTGGAACTTTCTCTAACTGCTTGCTATTGGCAGGAAATAAGAATCCTGCCAATAGCAATTCTCTAAAATCTGGTTCAGCAACAGGCTTACTAAATAGATAGCCTTGAATTTCGTCACAGCCTTGTTGCTGTAAAAACTCTAACTGCTCAGTTGTTTCTACTCCCTCTGCAACAACGGTCATTTTCAACCCTTTCGCAAGGAAAATTGTAGATTTAATAATCATTTCTGATCGTTCATTTAATTCTTTCCCAATAAAGGATTTGTCAATTTTAATCGTATCAATCGGATACCTTTCAAGATGGGTTAAAGAAGAATATCCTGTTCCAAAATCGTCCAAAGATACCTTTATACCCACTTTTTTTAAAAACTCAACAGAACTTTGTACTATATCATTATGATGAAGCAAGGTCGTTTCGGTAATTTCAAATTCCAATAAGGAAGGATTCACCTTCATCTCCTTGATAATATTTACAACGCTATCCGGCCAATCTTTCCGCAAAAAGCTCTTTGGGGATATATTCACAGAAATCGGTACTAATGGAAAATTACTTTTTTCCCATTGTTTTAAATACTGACAAGCCTGCTTTAATACCCACTCCCCAATCTCTATGATGAAGCCATTTTCTTCTGCAATAGAGATGAAATCCTTAGGAGATACCATTCCCCAGTCTGGGTGCTTCCACCGAATCAATGCTTCTGCCCCTACAATTTTATTGCTGATTGCGTTAACTTTGGGCTGAAAATATAAGAAGAATTCATTATTCTTTATTGCCTTTCGTAAATCCCTTTCCATCGTAAACAGTTTATAAGACTCAATATTTAAAGAGGAAGAATAAATTTGAAAATTATTTTTCCCATTTTCTTTTGCTCGGAATAAAGCAGCGTTCGCATTTTTTTGTAATTCCTCCGATGTTTTTCCATTCGATGGGAAGGAACTAATCCCGATGCTTGCTGTAATATATAATTCATAGCGATCAATAAAAAACGGCTGCTGAAGCTGACTAATTATTTCATTTGCCAATTCCACTGGGTATTTTGAAATGGATGTATCATCAAGCAAAATACTAAACTCATCACTTCCCATTCTGGCAAAGAAAGCAGACTGTTTAATGATGCTTTGAATTCTTTGAACAAAACTCCGTAATAATTGATCACCAATTTTATTTCCTAATGAACTATTAATATTTTTAAATGCATCTAAATCCATATTTAATAGAAAAAAGTTCGTATTATTTGCAGTAGATTCCTCAATTAAGGAAACCATTTTTTCGTCAAACATTCTTCTATTTGGTATATTGGTTAAATAATCATAATAGGCAAGATGCTTAATGACCTCTTCTGCTTCTCGGTATTCTGTGATATCCGTAAATATCCCATCTAATCTAATAAAATCACCATTTTCGTCAAATACTGGTATCGCTTGATCCTGTATCCATCTAATCGAACCATTCTTTTGAAAAATTCGATAATTGTTTTTTATAGGACTCCTCTTCTCGAACAGATCTTGATGATGCTTTAAAAATATAG from Niallia sp. FSL W8-0635 carries:
- a CDS encoding methyl-accepting chemotaxis protein — its product is MKIKYQLALIFFILIISMIGIGLYSNNGLQALITNSKELTEAKEMQRLVTHLQYRIAGISNDERGFLLTGNNEYIDGIDNKKSDINDTLKKMENLSNYRVYEEGIQTFNASLQSYLTTSDQVSEVYSEDKASAEKLHFEDLRTLRKEVLDPAVNELVEHINQDVILIEETNQKNNQVTQIILMIIIVIATILSIVLGVILLKSILGPLNKINSQLQNIASGEGDLTQRVQVNGKNEFGHLANSFNTFVGSLQMMIGSVGQTSKNVALASDELASSMEQSTVAAEQVADAIQTIAENGNKQDTLTQNSLIEVNNSLDNIKHVANTASEVANESLLIKEKAKDGELALVEMQMQMQTIHSSVDLAGDGLKSLVLSTNEINQVLTSIQDISNQTNLLALNASIEAARAGEHGKGFAIVAEEVRKLSEMTGTSVSQIHTLISSIHEQSNSTEQNMSLVKDNVNSGMILSNTTNEHIKEILNRIEAIADHIKNMAETSQEITAEVQEVQESVESIAHTSRETLERTESVAAATEEQTASFQEITSSSIALSKMSEELQQLVSRFKV
- a CDS encoding DUF4097 family beta strand repeat-containing protein translates to MTKLKKIMITGIVFIIIGTLGSLLTFRDNGIDIAEEKVFKEGNITSVKIESNNVAVEIIPTTDSETKVEVVGKGSKDTRTNLTAKVERETLIVKLEEKQLGFIHLDFSSLTLRISLPEKQYKSMRVNNDNGKIDVANLSVEQLKAESDNGRIEMKNILSENIDVQSDNGRVALEHVTGSIKGKTSNGKISILTATLDRPIELETNNGSIEIETEKEPTNVTFDVQVDNGSINILDKYKGSTVIGNGENLVKLKTNNGKIQVLK
- a CDS encoding HAAS signaling domain-containing protein, encoding MTKDQFFKQLQAGLHKLPSEEQKDIMQDYEEHFFMGMEEGKTEEEIAHSLGSPQQIAKELLATFHLEKVENTVSTGNIFRALWAVIGLGFFNMVIVLGPFIAIVALIVSGWIVGVSFLLSPLLVVVDSVLQPSGFEFFRLFMSILLVGLGIFIAIGMYYLTKFSMKGFVRYLKFNAKLVKGGLKND
- a CDS encoding PadR family transcriptional regulator; its protein translation is MNVQFKKGVLELCVLVLLDKKDRYGYELVQKISNQIEISEGSVYPLLRRLTKEEYFTTYLQESTEGPSRKYYKLTDKGRTYLYELIAEWNEFSTGVNQLIKEGVKND
- a CDS encoding EAL domain-containing protein; translation: MSRFKDFIKKFKKNEADFSDFTNYDHESSFKADTFRALYDNHPDAVFMLDLEGNVLDYNSSVKRIFGYKEEEIRESFLNFFNQKDLEKNELNFNGALNGMAQNYYASVTHKNGNPIAIDMTYIPMMNKDKEVIAIYGMAKDITLYKNSRNELLQIKDNLELSQQVANFGSWEYDILEDKWYWSKQQYKIYGLQPDEIVPTLGKILQFIHPKDCERFEQTYRNAIKLKQDFKHEYRIRRKDGAIQYVIEEAKVMQDHKQNTLKLIGTIKDVSLRKIAEIRLKESEQRYKNIFDNLEVGIWSIDVKKDQLILHSPGMERVLGHPITEINSLDFYKNIIHHEDLPIFLKHHQDLFEKRSPIKNNYRIFQKNGSIRWIQDQAIPVFDENGDFIRLDGIFTDITEYREAEEVIKHLAYYDYLTNIPNRRMFDEKMVSLIEESTANNTNFFLLNMDLDAFKNINSSLGNKIGDQLLRSFVQRIQSIIKQSAFFARMGSDEFSILLDDTSISKYPVELANEIISQLQQPFFIDRYELYITASIGISSFPSNGKTSEELQKNANAALFRAKENGKNNFQIYSSSLNIESYKLFTMERDLRKAIKNNEFFLYFQPKVNAISNKIVGAEALIRWKHPDWGMVSPKDFISIAEENGFIIEIGEWVLKQACQYLKQWEKSNFPLVPISVNISPKSFLRKDWPDSVVNIIKEMKVNPSLLEFEITETTLLHHNDIVQSSVEFLKKVGIKVSLDDFGTGYSSLTHLERYPIDTIKIDKSFIGKELNERSEMIIKSTIFLAKGLKMTVVAEGVETTEQLEFLQQQGCDEIQGYLFSKPVAEPDFRELLLAGFLFPANSKQLEKVPNRRKDYRINLKFPLSAQMTLTSIKGRKVELGSTEILIQDIGFGGIKVLSTLDLPVRSDFNLQFEILIMHQTIMVNGVIVWKQEDNELYQYGIQFILDKEEREQVMDTLNLFSSELRKTPLVDGCNFIQGDERTYLNK